The genomic DNA TCGTTGTCCAGTTTGATAGTTGCGCCATGCTTCCCCCAGGAGAAAGCCCTGGAGGTGCTGCTTTGCGGTCATCGGAGGTTTGTCGTGCTTTTGGGGGAGTGCGGGAGGGTTGCCCTGCTGGAGTGCGTCGCTGCCCTGGTGCTGTCGCTGCTGCTGAAATTCGCGGGCGATGTGGTCAAAAAATTCGCGTTCGGTAGAGCTTTTGGTATGGGTAATCGAAGTGCTGTGGATGCGGTAGTGATAGCACACCTCTGGCAGATACCAGATCCGGGTCACGTCGCTGAGGCGAAGCTGGAGGTCAATATCCTCGGCTGTGGCAAAGTAGGGGCGGAAGCCGCCGATCGATCGCATAATTTCCAATCGCACGACATAGGTGCAGAGATGGGTACGAGTCTGTCCGGCTTGCAGTTCGGAAGTAATTTCCTCAGTTTTTGAACTCCAGTCGAAGGACGTGACAGTTAGCCCTCTGGGGTCGATCGCCTGATAGCCACCGCACACTGCCCCGGCTTCGGGATGCTGCATCAGCCAGTTAATTTGCTGAAAGAGCCGTCCTGCCGGATAGCGATCGTCTGCATCACAGCGTGCCAGAAATTTGCCCCGTGCCGCAGCAATGCCCGTATTCATGGCAGCAGCAATGCCCTTCCCCTGGTTTTCAAGGATGATAAGGCGATCGTCTTGAATTTGCGCTAACTGCTTGAGCGATCGATCGGTGGAGCCATCGTTGACAACGATCAGTTCCAGCAAAATCCGATGTTCCTTCAGGATCGATCGAACCGCCTCCAGCACGTAGGATTCTCCGTTGTAGAGCGGCATGATGACGCTGATTAGGACGGGCTGCGGCGGGGGAGGTGGGGAAGCAGGGAGCAGGGGAGCAGGGAGCAGGGGGGCAGACGGGGATTTGAGCAACGCGCAGGCTAACAGCTTCCAGCCTTCAAACCGATAGGGAATCAGCCGAATTGCCTTTAGCCCATAGATGCCAGCGGTCGATCGATTGCCGCTATGAAATGCCCACCAGCCGTATTGCAGGGTGAATTCATGACGCGATCGGCGATCGGTTCCGGGTCGCCAGGGAGAATTGGCTTCAAAGGTTCCGGTGATGTTGCGGCGGTTCCAGGCGCGTTCGCAGGCTTGGCGGGCAAATTGTCGCTGTAAAAGGCAGGCTTGTTCGCTGATGGAGCGATCGTGCAGGCGGTATTGCGTCACGGGCATCGGAAGGTTTGCCAGTTTGCCGACTTCGCCGAGTTTGAGCCACAGATCCAGATCCTCTGCCTGTGCCAGATCGTTGGCGTAGCCACCCACCTGAAGAACTGCCGATCGCCGCATCATGACGGTGGAGTGACAAATGCTGCAATGTCCGGCAAGCAAACCCTGCTGAATGGTGGCATCGTCGGAGGGAATTTCCAGCGTTGTGAGAAACCGTCCGCGATGATCGATCATTTGAAACCATCCCCCCACACAGACCACTTCAGGATGATCTTGGAGAAAGGCAATCTGCTGGGCGAAGCGATCGGGGAGGGCAAGGTCGTCGGAATCCAGAACTGCTAAAAATTCACCCTGTGCCAGGGAGAGTAACTCGTTGCGCGTGGCGGGAATGCCGCGATTTTCCCGGCTGATGAATCGAATCCGCGAATCCTGGGTGGCGTAGCCTTGCAGAATTGAAAGCGATCGATCGCTTGAGCCATCGTCAATTACAATCAGCTCAAAATCCTCGAAGGTTTGACTGAGGATACTTTCGATCGCCTGTTTCAGATAGCGATCGCTGTTGTAGACCGCCATCAGCACTGAGAGGGTAGGACGTACCGTCATTATCCCTGAGCCTCCCATGATGCTTCTGCCTGGGGCAGGGGTTTAATCAGAGCGCAGACCAGCAGTTTCCATCCGGTGATCTTCAGCGGCAATGTGCGAATGGCTTTTATACTGTAAACGATCGCCGCCCACCGTTCTCCCCGATTAAAAAAGCCCCAGCCAAACCGCAGCAGAAATTCATGCCGCGAAGGACGATCGATCGGTCGCCAGGGAGGAACTTCCTCAAAGGTGCCGCTGATGCCGCGTCGTTTCCATGCCCGTTCGCAGGCTTCCCGCCGATCTGCCATTTGCCGGAGCTGTTTGCTTTCGCTAATTGAGTTGGGATGGAGTCGATAGTGCAGCATGGTTTGCTTCAGGTTTGCCAGTTGCCCCACTTCCCCTAGCCGCAAAAACAAATCCAGATCACCCACGGTTGCCATCGTTTCGTCATAGCTGCCCACTTGCAGAAGCGCCGATCGCCGGATGAGTGCCGCAGGATGGCTGATGGGAGTTAGCCCTTTTAGCGCCAGAGCTTGAATGTCCTCATTCTGTTCCATAACGCCGCAGTGCAGCAAAATCCGTCCGGCTTCGTCAATCCAGTCATACGCGCCTCCCACACAGACGACCTCTGGATGATTTCGCATGAATTCGAGCTGTCGTTGCAGACGATCGGGCAGGGCAACATCATCCCCATCCATCACCGCAATCAATTCGCCCTGTGCCTGCTGGATTAATTCGTTTCGCGTTCTGGCAACCCCACGATTCTCCCGGCGCGTTACCCGAATTCGCTGATCTGCTGCCTCATAGCGTTCTAAAATTTCGCCCGATCGATCGGTTGAGCCATCGTCAATTAGCAGCAGCTCAAAATCGCTGAAGGTTTGGTTGAGAATACTGTCGATCGCTTCCGGCAGAAATCGGGCGTTGTTGTAGACTGCCATCAACACGCTAATTTGCGGTTTGGAAGGGGTAGATGGGGCTTGCATAGGTCTGACTGATAGATGCTGACTGATAGATGCTGACTGATAGGTGCGGACTGAATAGATGATGATTAATATCTGATTAATATGTGCTAATTCACACAGGCTAATTAATACGCGTTAACTACTAAGTTTTTTAATCCGTAAAATACAGGCTCCCTTCTCCGTTGCAATCCACTGAGCATCTATTCTGCATTTACCGCTATACTCCTGCTGCCATCTCCGCACAATTTCCCTTTCATCTTCTCGATCGGCATCGTCCAGTAATACGATCGCTTCATCGCTCAACCATTCCCACAGCAGCGGCAAAGCTGGATAACGCGCTAGTTTTTGCGTATCTTTAGGCGGTCCATCGATAATGAGCAGCTCGATTCTTTTTTCTGTGTTTTGCATCAGGGAC from Leptolyngbya ohadii IS1 includes the following:
- a CDS encoding glycosyltransferase family 2 protein codes for the protein MTVRPTLSVLMAVYNSDRYLKQAIESILSQTFEDFELIVIDDGSSDRSLSILQGYATQDSRIRFISRENRGIPATRNELLSLAQGEFLAVLDSDDLALPDRFAQQIAFLQDHPEVVCVGGWFQMIDHRGRFLTTLEIPSDDATIQQGLLAGHCSICHSTVMMRRSAVLQVGGYANDLAQAEDLDLWLKLGEVGKLANLPMPVTQYRLHDRSISEQACLLQRQFARQACERAWNRRNITGTFEANSPWRPGTDRRSRHEFTLQYGWWAFHSGNRSTAGIYGLKAIRLIPYRFEGWKLLACALLKSPSAPLLPAPLLPASPPPPPQPVLISVIMPLYNGESYVLEAVRSILKEHRILLELIVVNDGSTDRSLKQLAQIQDDRLIILENQGKGIAAAMNTGIAAARGKFLARCDADDRYPAGRLFQQINWLMQHPEAGAVCGGYQAIDPRGLTVTSFDWSSKTEEITSELQAGQTRTHLCTYVVRLEIMRSIGGFRPYFATAEDIDLQLRLSDVTRIWYLPEVCYHYRIHSTSITHTKSSTEREFFDHIAREFQQQRQHQGSDALQQGNPPALPQKHDKPPMTAKQHLQGFLLGEAWRNYQTGQRAAALRTGMRSALTLPSNLTVWKSVLVLTVKAVGGRWASE
- a CDS encoding glycosyltransferase family 2 protein yields the protein MQAPSTPSKPQISVLMAVYNNARFLPEAIDSILNQTFSDFELLLIDDGSTDRSGEILERYEAADQRIRVTRRENRGVARTRNELIQQAQGELIAVMDGDDVALPDRLQRQLEFMRNHPEVVCVGGAYDWIDEAGRILLHCGVMEQNEDIQALALKGLTPISHPAALIRRSALLQVGSYDETMATVGDLDLFLRLGEVGQLANLKQTMLHYRLHPNSISESKQLRQMADRREACERAWKRRGISGTFEEVPPWRPIDRPSRHEFLLRFGWGFFNRGERWAAIVYSIKAIRTLPLKITGWKLLVCALIKPLPQAEASWEAQG